In the Sphingomonas sp. LM7 genome, one interval contains:
- a CDS encoding MarR family winged helix-turn-helix transcriptional regulator, with protein MPAALPLDDQLCFSLYATSMAINRAYKPMLDRLGITYPQYLVLHALWEEDGRTVGAIADRLALESSTVTPLVKRLEAAGFVTRERNPDDERQVQVRLTDRGAAMREQCGCLAEELLDRAGMSGEQLGALNRQVQALWQALRDSRG; from the coding sequence GTGCCCGCTGCGCTTCCGCTCGACGACCAGCTCTGCTTCTCGCTCTACGCGACGAGCATGGCGATCAACCGCGCCTATAAGCCGATGCTCGATCGGCTCGGGATCACCTACCCGCAATATCTGGTGCTCCATGCCCTGTGGGAGGAGGACGGCCGCACCGTCGGCGCAATCGCCGATCGGCTTGCGCTCGAATCGAGCACCGTGACGCCGCTGGTCAAGCGGCTGGAGGCGGCGGGCTTCGTCACGCGCGAACGCAATCCGGACGACGAGCGCCAGGTCCAGGTCCGGCTTACCGACCGCGGCGCGGCGATGCGCGAGCAATGCGGCTGTCTGGCGGAGGAACTACTCGATCGGGCCGGGATGAGCGGCGAGCAGCTGGGCGCGCTCAATCGGCAGGTCCAGGCGCTCTGGCAGGCACTGCGCGACTCGCGCGGCTGA
- a CDS encoding organic hydroperoxide resistance protein, which translates to MSVDVKYRTRATSTGGRDGEARSEDGKFVARLSTPKELGGAGGDGTNPEQLFAAGYSACFIGALKVAGQQLKLKVPAETTVTANVGIGPRAAGGFGITADLEVSLPGLDRADAQKLVDAAHQICPYSNATRNNVDVGLTIA; encoded by the coding sequence ATGTCCGTTGATGTGAAGTACCGCACCCGCGCCACGTCCACCGGCGGCCGCGACGGCGAAGCCCGCTCCGAGGACGGCAAGTTCGTCGCAAGGCTTTCGACTCCGAAGGAGCTGGGCGGCGCGGGCGGCGACGGCACCAATCCCGAGCAGCTGTTCGCGGCGGGCTATTCGGCATGCTTTATCGGCGCGCTCAAGGTCGCCGGCCAGCAGCTCAAGCTCAAGGTCCCGGCCGAAACGACGGTCACGGCGAATGTCGGCATCGGCCCGCGTGCAGCCGGCGGGTTCGGCATCACTGCCGATCTCGAAGTCAGCCTCCCCGGGCTGGATCGCGCCGATGCCCAGAAGCTGGTCGACGCCGCGCACCAGATCTGCCCCTATTCGAACGCCACGCGGAACAATGTCGATGTCGGGCTGACCATCGCCTGA
- a CDS encoding lysine--tRNA ligase yields MTDKQTLRAAALDSKAWPYEEARKLLKRYPDGAPAKGHVLFETGYGPSGLPHIGTFNEVLRTTMVRRAFEALSDIPTRLIAFSDDMDGLRKVPDNVPNKEMLAQHLGKPLTRIPDPFGTHESFAAHNNALLREFLDRFGFDYEFVSSTDYYADGTFDDALKNVLRQYQGIMDVMLPTLRKERQLTYSPVLPVSPKSGVVLQVPIEVLDAETGMIAFEDEGERIEQSILGGKAKLQWKVDWAMRWVALGVDYEMAGKDLIDSVVQSSKIARVLGGKPPEGFNYEMFLDEKGEKISKSKGNGLSLDQWLTYGPDESLAFYIYREPKKAKALHLGLIPRAVDDYWQFRGNYAEQPIAQQLGNPVHHIHNGPPPAETLPVTFGLLLNLVGVMGEASKEQVWGYLANYVPDASPETYPALDNLIGYALAYARDFVTPTLRKRAPEGVEVAALQRLDAELAGLPADASAEDIQNIVYEIGKSGGFENLRDWFKALYETLLGSEQGPRMGSFIALYGIENSRKLIAEALARVG; encoded by the coding sequence ATGACCGACAAGCAGACACTGCGCGCCGCCGCGCTCGACTCAAAGGCCTGGCCCTATGAAGAGGCGCGCAAACTGCTCAAGCGCTATCCCGACGGCGCGCCGGCCAAGGGGCATGTGCTGTTCGAGACCGGCTATGGCCCGTCGGGGCTGCCGCATATCGGCACGTTCAACGAAGTGCTGCGCACGACCATGGTGCGCCGCGCGTTCGAAGCGCTGAGCGACATTCCGACGCGGCTGATCGCGTTCAGCGACGACATGGACGGCTTGCGAAAGGTCCCGGACAATGTTCCGAACAAGGAGATGCTGGCGCAGCATCTCGGCAAGCCGCTGACACGCATTCCCGATCCTTTCGGCACGCACGAAAGCTTCGCAGCACACAACAACGCACTGCTCCGCGAATTCCTCGACCGCTTCGGGTTCGACTACGAGTTCGTCTCGTCGACCGATTATTATGCCGACGGGACGTTCGACGACGCGCTCAAGAATGTGCTGCGCCAGTATCAGGGCATCATGGACGTGATGCTGCCGACGCTGCGCAAGGAGCGTCAGCTGACCTATTCGCCGGTGCTGCCGGTAAGCCCCAAGTCGGGCGTGGTCCTCCAGGTGCCGATCGAAGTGCTCGATGCCGAGACCGGCATGATTGCGTTCGAGGATGAGGGCGAACGCATCGAGCAGTCGATCCTCGGCGGCAAAGCCAAGCTCCAGTGGAAGGTCGACTGGGCGATGCGTTGGGTCGCATTGGGTGTCGATTACGAGATGGCGGGTAAGGACCTGATCGATTCGGTGGTCCAGTCGTCCAAGATCGCGCGCGTGCTCGGCGGCAAGCCGCCCGAGGGGTTCAACTACGAGATGTTCCTCGACGAGAAGGGCGAGAAGATCTCCAAGTCCAAGGGCAACGGGCTCAGCCTCGACCAGTGGCTGACCTATGGGCCCGACGAGAGCCTGGCCTTCTACATCTATCGCGAGCCCAAAAAGGCCAAGGCGCTGCACCTCGGGCTGATCCCGCGCGCAGTGGACGATTATTGGCAGTTCCGCGGCAATTATGCCGAGCAGCCGATCGCCCAGCAGCTCGGCAATCCGGTGCACCATATCCATAACGGCCCGCCGCCTGCCGAGACGCTGCCGGTGACCTTCGGGTTGTTGCTCAACCTGGTCGGGGTGATGGGCGAAGCGAGCAAGGAGCAGGTCTGGGGCTACCTGGCCAATTACGTGCCCGATGCCAGCCCGGAGACCTATCCCGCGCTCGACAATCTGATTGGCTATGCGCTCGCCTATGCCCGCGACTTCGTGACGCCGACGCTCAGGAAGCGCGCGCCCGAGGGCGTGGAAGTCGCGGCGCTGCAGCGGCTCGACGCCGAGCTGGCGGGGCTCCCCGCCGATGCCTCGGCCGAGGACATCCAGAACATCGTCTACGAGATCGGCAAGAGCGGCGGGTTCGAGAACCTGCGCGACTGGTTCAAGGCGCTCTACGAGACTTTGCTCGGATCCGAGCAGGGGCCGCGAATGGGCAGCTTCATCGCACTCTACGGGATCGAGAACTCTCGCAAACTGATCGCCGAGGCGCTGGCCAGGGTCGGTTAA
- the nhaA gene encoding Na+/H+ antiporter NhaA: MLRQAQHERGGGIRAFLHSEAAGGIVLMAAAACAMLVANLPGLSAQYFHLLHLETGPVISPRYGPMTVHLWINDAAMALFFLLVGLEIKREFVDGRLASWKRRRLPVLAAAAGMAVPGAVFLFVTRGHGALGNGWAIPAATDIAFAIGVLAILGKRAPASLKLFLTTVAIVDDLGAVAIIALFYTAELDLVALAAGGGVLLAMAALNRSGSKRLAFFLPLACLLWYFVFRSGVHATIAGVAAALTIPITRSPAAPDDAESPLHRLEHGLHPWSAFLIVPLFGFANAGVSLAGMSPAILLAPLPLGIALGLFLGKQIGIFGSIWIAHRTGFAPRPGWASWPQVYGVSLLAGIGFTMSLFIGGLAFPGNALLADEVKIGVLAGSLLSAVAGYLVLRLAPRRRVLAVRLLARRRA; this comes from the coding sequence GTGCTTCGCCAAGCTCAGCACGAACGAGGCGGAGGCATTCGCGCTTTCCTCCACAGCGAGGCGGCCGGCGGAATCGTGCTGATGGCCGCGGCGGCGTGCGCGATGCTGGTCGCCAACCTGCCGGGGCTGTCGGCGCAATATTTTCACCTGCTCCACCTCGAGACCGGCCCGGTGATCAGCCCGCGCTACGGGCCGATGACGGTGCATCTGTGGATCAACGATGCAGCGATGGCGCTGTTCTTCCTGCTCGTCGGGCTCGAGATCAAGCGCGAGTTCGTCGACGGGCGGCTGGCGAGCTGGAAGCGGCGGCGGCTGCCGGTGCTGGCGGCAGCGGCGGGGATGGCGGTGCCGGGGGCGGTCTTCCTGTTCGTCACGCGCGGCCATGGCGCGCTGGGCAATGGCTGGGCGATTCCGGCCGCTACCGACATCGCCTTCGCGATCGGGGTGCTGGCGATCCTGGGCAAGCGCGCGCCTGCCTCACTCAAGCTGTTCCTGACCACCGTGGCGATCGTCGACGATCTCGGTGCGGTGGCGATCATCGCCTTGTTCTACACCGCCGAGCTCGATCTCGTGGCGCTGGCCGCGGGCGGCGGCGTGCTGCTGGCGATGGCGGCGCTCAACCGCAGCGGCAGCAAGCGGCTCGCTTTCTTCCTGCCGCTCGCCTGCCTGCTCTGGTATTTCGTGTTCCGATCGGGGGTGCATGCGACGATCGCCGGCGTCGCCGCGGCGCTGACCATTCCGATCACGCGCTCGCCCGCCGCGCCCGACGATGCCGAATCGCCGCTCCACCGGCTCGAGCACGGGCTCCATCCCTGGTCGGCTTTCCTGATCGTGCCGCTGTTCGGCTTCGCCAATGCCGGCGTGTCGCTTGCCGGGATGAGTCCGGCGATCCTGCTGGCGCCACTGCCGCTGGGGATCGCGCTGGGGCTGTTCCTCGGCAAGCAGATCGGAATCTTCGGCAGCATCTGGATCGCGCACCGAACCGGCTTTGCGCCGCGGCCGGGCTGGGCGAGCTGGCCGCAAGTCTATGGCGTGTCGCTGCTCGCCGGGATCGGCTTCACGATGAGCCTGTTCATCGGCGGGCTCGCTTTTCCCGGCAACGCATTGCTCGCCGACGAAGTGAAGATCGGCGTGCTCGCGGGATCGTTGCTCTCGGCAGTCGCGGGCTATCTGGTGCTGCGACTCGCGCCGCGGCGGCGGGTGCTGGCGGTCAGGCTGCTCGCAAGGCGGCGGGCCTGA
- a CDS encoding MFS transporter, which yields MHAPAPRVTPVALVHFALAMGGFAIGTTEFATMSLIPDMARGLGVDEPTAGHVISVYALGVVVGAPLLAVLGARMARRTMLILLMASFALFNGLSALAPTYGWMLVFRFLSGLPHGAYFGIAALVAASLVPDNKRSQAVGRVLLGLTIATVIGVPLANWMGQAIGWRWGFAVVAVLALLTVSLVWWLAPRDRPAHDASPLRELGALANGQVWLTLGISAIGFGGLFCVYTYVASTLLEVTRVSASSIPVALAVFGAGMTAGNIIVPKFADRALMPSAAVLLLFSAAALAVYPLAAGQFWTLCLSVFAIGFSGALGAILQTRLMDVAGEAQGLAASLNHSAFNTANALGPWLGGMAIAAGWGWTSTGYVGAGLALGGFAIWCVAMLVERRALRPAALRAA from the coding sequence ATGCATGCCCCAGCTCCTCGCGTAACACCCGTCGCACTCGTCCATTTCGCGCTGGCGATGGGCGGGTTCGCGATCGGCACCACCGAATTCGCGACGATGAGCCTGATCCCCGACATGGCGCGCGGGCTCGGTGTCGATGAGCCGACTGCGGGGCATGTCATCAGCGTCTATGCGCTCGGCGTAGTCGTCGGCGCGCCGTTGCTCGCGGTGTTGGGCGCCAGGATGGCGCGGCGGACGATGCTGATCCTGCTGATGGCCAGCTTCGCGCTGTTCAACGGGCTGAGCGCGCTCGCGCCGACCTATGGCTGGATGCTGGTGTTCCGCTTCCTCAGCGGGCTGCCGCACGGCGCCTATTTCGGCATCGCCGCGCTCGTCGCTGCCTCGCTGGTGCCCGACAACAAGCGCTCGCAGGCGGTCGGCCGCGTGCTGCTCGGACTGACCATCGCCACGGTGATCGGCGTGCCGCTCGCCAATTGGATGGGGCAGGCGATCGGCTGGCGCTGGGGCTTCGCCGTCGTCGCGGTGCTCGCCTTGCTCACCGTGTCGCTGGTCTGGTGGCTCGCCCCGCGGGACAGGCCGGCGCACGACGCTAGCCCGCTGCGCGAACTCGGCGCGCTCGCCAACGGCCAGGTCTGGCTGACGCTCGGGATCAGCGCGATCGGCTTTGGAGGCTTGTTCTGCGTCTACACCTATGTCGCCTCGACTCTGCTCGAAGTGACTCGCGTCTCGGCATCGTCGATCCCGGTCGCGCTCGCGGTGTTCGGCGCGGGGATGACTGCGGGCAATATCATCGTCCCCAAATTCGCCGATCGCGCGCTGATGCCGTCCGCGGCGGTGCTGCTGCTGTTCAGCGCAGCGGCGCTTGCCGTCTATCCGCTGGCCGCCGGGCAGTTCTGGACCTTGTGCCTCTCGGTGTTCGCGATCGGCTTCTCCGGCGCGCTCGGCGCGATCCTCCAGACCCGGCTGATGGACGTCGCCGGAGAGGCACAGGGGCTCGCCGCCTCGCTCAACCATTCGGCGTTCAACACTGCCAATGCGCTCGGTCCCTGGCTCGGCGGGATGGCGATCGCGGCGGGCTGGGGCTGGACCTCGACCGGCTATGTCGGCGCCGGCCTGGCGCTGGGCGGCTTTGCGATCTGGTGCGTCGCGATGCTGGTCGAGCGCCGCGCGCTCAGGCCCGCCGCCTTGCGAGCAGCCTGA
- a CDS encoding electron transfer flavoprotein subunit alpha/FixB family protein gives MKTLVWVEHDNKSVKDATLAAVTAASQLGEVHLLVAGSGAAAVADEAARIAGVGKVHLADDAAYEHALAENVAPLIVSLMETHDAVVFPATTTGKNIAPRVAALLDVMQISDILSVEGADTFTRPIYAGNAIATVQTSDKKLVITVRGTAFEKAATSGGSGTVEAVSGAGDKGLSTFAGAEIAESTRPELTAAKVIVSGGRALGSSEQFHALIDPLADKLGAAVGASRAAVDAGYAPNDYQVGQTGKIVAPEVYVAVGISGAIQHLAGMKDSKTIIAINKDEDAPIFQVADIGLVGDLFKIVPELTEKL, from the coding sequence GTGAAGACGTTGGTCTGGGTCGAACACGACAACAAGAGCGTCAAGGACGCGACGCTCGCCGCCGTCACCGCTGCCTCGCAGCTTGGTGAAGTCCATCTCCTCGTCGCCGGTTCGGGGGCCGCCGCGGTGGCCGACGAAGCCGCCAGGATCGCCGGCGTGGGCAAGGTTCACCTCGCCGACGACGCGGCATACGAACATGCGCTCGCCGAGAATGTCGCGCCGCTGATCGTCTCGCTGATGGAGACGCATGACGCCGTCGTCTTCCCGGCGACGACCACCGGCAAGAACATCGCGCCGCGCGTCGCCGCGCTGCTCGACGTGATGCAGATCTCGGACATCCTGTCGGTCGAGGGTGCCGATACCTTCACCCGCCCGATCTATGCCGGCAACGCGATCGCCACCGTCCAGACCAGCGACAAGAAGCTGGTGATCACCGTGCGCGGCACGGCCTTCGAAAAGGCGGCGACCAGCGGCGGTTCGGGCACGGTCGAGGCAGTGAGCGGTGCGGGCGACAAGGGCCTCTCGACCTTCGCCGGCGCCGAGATCGCCGAATCGACGCGACCCGAGCTGACCGCCGCCAAGGTGATCGTCTCGGGCGGTCGCGCGCTCGGCTCGTCGGAGCAGTTCCACGCGCTGATCGATCCGCTCGCCGACAAGCTCGGCGCCGCGGTGGGTGCGAGCCGCGCCGCCGTGGACGCCGGCTATGCGCCCAACGACTATCAGGTCGGCCAGACCGGCAAGATCGTCGCCCCCGAAGTCTATGTCGCGGTCGGCATCTCGGGCGCGATCCAGCACCTTGCCGGCATGAAGGATTCGAAGACGATCATCGCGATCAACAAGGACGAGGACGCCCCGATCTTCCAGGTCGCGGACATCGGCCTGGTCGGCGACCTGTTCAAGATCGTTCCGGAGCTCACCGAGAAGCTCTGA
- a CDS encoding electron transfer flavoprotein subunit beta/FixA family protein: MKVLVPVKRVLDYNVKPRVKADGTGVDLANVKMSMNPFDEIAIEEAVRLKEKGAATEVVVVTIGVPKAETDVLLTARAMGADRAILIATEDEVEPLAVAKLLAKVAEEEQPGLVILGKQAIDDDSNQTGQMLAALLGWSQGTFASKVELGGNGVKVTREVDGGLETVDLKLPAIVTTDLRLNEPRYATLPNIMKAKTKPVAKKTIADYGVDVSPRLKTLKVVEPGKRQAGIKVGSVDELVEKLKGLGVAK, encoded by the coding sequence ATGAAGGTGTTGGTGCCGGTCAAGCGGGTGCTTGACTACAACGTGAAGCCCCGCGTGAAGGCGGACGGGACGGGGGTCGATCTGGCCAACGTCAAGATGAGCATGAACCCGTTCGACGAGATCGCGATCGAGGAAGCCGTGCGCCTGAAGGAAAAGGGCGCCGCCACCGAAGTCGTGGTCGTCACGATCGGCGTGCCCAAGGCCGAGACCGACGTGCTGCTCACTGCGCGCGCGATGGGCGCCGACCGCGCCATCCTGATCGCCACCGAAGACGAAGTCGAGCCGCTGGCCGTCGCCAAGCTGCTCGCCAAGGTTGCCGAAGAGGAGCAGCCCGGGCTGGTCATCCTCGGCAAGCAGGCGATCGATGACGATTCGAACCAGACCGGCCAGATGCTCGCCGCGCTGCTCGGCTGGAGCCAGGGCACCTTCGCTTCGAAGGTCGAGCTCGGCGGCAACGGCGTCAAGGTCACCCGCGAAGTCGATGGCGGTCTCGAGACCGTCGATCTCAAGCTTCCCGCGATCGTCACCACCGATCTGCGCCTCAACGAGCCGCGCTACGCCACGCTGCCCAACATCATGAAGGCCAAGACCAAGCCGGTCGCGAAGAAGACGATCGCCGACTATGGCGTCGATGTTTCGCCGCGCCTCAAGACGCTCAAGGTCGTCGAGCCCGGCAAGCGCCAGGCCGGCATCAAGGTGGGCTCGGTCGACGAGCTGGTCGAGAAGCTCAAGGGTCTGGGAGTCGCCAAGTGA